One part of the uncultured Bacteroides sp. genome encodes these proteins:
- a CDS encoding glycoside hydrolase family 2 TIM barrel-domain containing protein: MKQQLFVLLFGLGILSPVVAQNNDWENQHVLQINREPAHASYVPFGKEKNDRMLSLDGLWKFNWVSTSEQRPVNFYDTTFDDSKWVDFPVPANWEMHGYGTPIYVSAGYPFKINPPFVMGEPKATYTTYKERNPVGSYRRSFTLPAGWNGKEVFLHFEGVQSAFYVWVNGKKVGYSEGSMEPSEFNITPYLKQGENKLAVEVYRYSDGSYLEDQDMWRFAGIQRSVYLYSTENIRIRDFAVRTILDADYKNASLQIEPKLAVYNGQRGEGYTIQAQLYDEAGNPVLSSALKQDAVPVLNLDNKAEIMNDRNPQRGARKFAWLETKVVNPKKWTAETPNLYTLQLTLNNANNEAVEQITTKIGFRSLEIKNGLFLVNGKPIRLRGVNRHEHDPYTGKVMSEERMLQDILLMKKGNINAVRTCHYPNNPRWYELCDQYGIYVMDEADIEEHGLRGALASDPEWTAAFLDRASRMAIRDKNHPSVIFWSMGNEAGYGFNFAAISAWLKDYDPTRFIHYEGAQGVDKDPETVDVISRFYPRLQEEYLNPNIPEGGDKERPENARWERLLTIAQKTNDNRPVMTSEYAHAMGNALGNFKEYWDEMYSNPRLLGGFIWEWSDQGIFKKRADGKTMVAFGGDFGDVPNLKTFCLKGIVSSDRGITPKYLEVKKVYQPIHIEWQDSSALKLKITNRQHHSDLSAYRVLYTITANGKEVEHYEVAVPVIEPGESATVQLKIRKGLPVKGDVRLKVSFVLKNDCSWAKAGYEVAWEQLCIRNGFADNTALSATAANKSGNLEATFNGDVLLVNGKNFSMQWNMKEGSLNSLKYGKQEMLSNPKDMAAQPIFQAFRAPVDNDKSFGNWLAKDWKNAGMDAPKYIVESADWKKSADGSIIVNTAIRSSYIKGSVLSRAQFTINKDGSMDVEYHFLPQGELPELARLGVAMIFNKELEQFAWYGYGPQESYPDRKSSAQVGLWRSTVSEQLFDYPVPQESGNKEEVQLLTLTNAKGKGISVTAMKKPFSASALHYSAQDLARTAHSCDLVPRKDIILSIDAQQLGLGNSSCGPAVLKRFAIDKKEHTLYFRISSANRQLIPEKLDR, from the coding sequence ATGAAACAACAATTATTCGTTTTATTATTTGGTTTAGGCATTTTATCTCCGGTAGTTGCACAAAACAATGACTGGGAAAACCAGCATGTATTGCAGATTAATCGTGAACCGGCGCATGCTTCTTATGTTCCTTTTGGTAAGGAGAAGAATGACCGGATGCTTTCACTGGATGGTTTATGGAAGTTCAATTGGGTATCAACTTCTGAACAACGCCCCGTGAATTTCTATGATACTACTTTTGACGATTCAAAATGGGTGGACTTTCCGGTACCTGCCAATTGGGAAATGCATGGATACGGAACTCCAATCTATGTGAGTGCCGGATATCCGTTTAAAATAAACCCTCCGTTTGTAATGGGGGAACCAAAAGCTACTTATACCACATATAAGGAACGTAACCCTGTTGGCTCTTATCGTCGTTCGTTTACTTTGCCCGCCGGATGGAATGGCAAAGAGGTATTTCTTCACTTTGAAGGAGTGCAAAGTGCTTTTTATGTATGGGTTAACGGAAAGAAAGTTGGATATAGTGAAGGTAGTATGGAACCTTCCGAGTTTAATATTACTCCCTATCTTAAACAAGGCGAGAATAAACTGGCGGTCGAGGTCTATCGTTATAGTGACGGAAGCTATCTTGAAGATCAGGATATGTGGCGCTTTGCCGGAATACAGCGTTCTGTCTATCTGTATTCTACAGAGAATATCCGCATCCGTGATTTTGCTGTACGTACAATTCTGGATGCCGATTATAAGAATGCTTCTTTGCAGATAGAACCTAAACTTGCTGTTTACAATGGACAGAGAGGAGAGGGATATACTATTCAGGCACAATTGTATGATGAAGCAGGAAACCCTGTATTGTCTTCTGCTCTTAAGCAAGATGCAGTTCCGGTTTTGAACCTTGACAATAAAGCTGAAATAATGAACGACCGTAATCCTCAGCGAGGAGCAAGGAAGTTTGCATGGCTGGAAACAAAGGTTGTTAATCCGAAGAAGTGGACAGCGGAAACTCCGAATTTGTATACTCTGCAACTTACACTCAACAATGCCAATAATGAGGCAGTAGAACAAATTACTACCAAAATAGGATTCAGAAGTCTGGAGATAAAGAACGGACTATTTCTTGTGAATGGAAAGCCCATACGTTTAAGGGGGGTAAACCGCCATGAACATGACCCGTACACAGGGAAAGTGATGAGTGAAGAACGCATGTTGCAGGATATACTTCTGATGAAGAAAGGAAATATCAATGCGGTGCGTACATGCCATTATCCAAATAATCCACGTTGGTATGAATTATGCGATCAGTATGGCATTTATGTAATGGACGAAGCCGATATCGAAGAACACGGACTTCGCGGAGCATTGGCCAGTGATCCGGAATGGACTGCAGCTTTCCTTGATAGAGCAAGCCGTATGGCTATTCGTGATAAGAATCATCCGTCAGTGATATTCTGGTCAATGGGTAATGAAGCCGGTTACGGATTTAACTTTGCAGCAATCTCTGCATGGCTCAAAGATTATGATCCAACTCGTTTTATTCATTACGAAGGAGCGCAGGGAGTTGATAAAGACCCCGAAACAGTTGATGTAATCAGCCGTTTCTATCCACGACTTCAGGAAGAATATCTTAATCCGAATATTCCCGAAGGTGGAGATAAAGAAAGACCCGAGAATGCTCGTTGGGAACGTTTGCTGACTATTGCTCAGAAAACAAATGATAACCGTCCGGTGATGACCAGTGAATACGCTCATGCTATGGGTAATGCACTTGGAAACTTCAAGGAATACTGGGATGAAATGTATAGTAATCCACGACTTCTTGGAGGTTTCATCTGGGAATGGTCCGATCAGGGAATATTTAAGAAACGTGCTGATGGTAAAACAATGGTTGCCTTTGGTGGTGACTTTGGTGACGTACCTAACCTGAAGACTTTCTGTCTGAAAGGAATCGTTTCTTCCGACAGAGGCATTACTCCAAAATATCTTGAAGTTAAGAAGGTGTATCAGCCTATTCATATAGAATGGCAGGATAGTTCTGCTTTGAAACTTAAAATAACCAACAGACAACATCATTCCGACTTGTCGGCTTACAGAGTGTTGTACACAATCACAGCCAATGGCAAGGAAGTTGAACACTATGAAGTAGCAGTTCCGGTTATAGAACCCGGAGAATCTGCTACTGTTCAGCTGAAAATAAGAAAAGGATTACCTGTCAAAGGGGATGTTCGTCTTAAGGTAAGCTTTGTGCTGAAGAACGATTGCTCATGGGCTAAAGCCGGATACGAAGTGGCATGGGAACAACTTTGCATTCGTAATGGTTTTGCAGATAATACAGCTTTGTCTGCAACTGCTGCAAATAAGTCGGGTAACCTTGAGGCAACATTCAATGGAGATGTATTGTTAGTGAATGGAAAGAACTTTTCAATGCAATGGAATATGAAAGAAGGTAGCTTGAACTCTTTGAAATATGGCAAACAGGAAATGCTTTCTAATCCGAAAGATATGGCTGCCCAACCAATCTTCCAGGCTTTCCGTGCTCCTGTTGATAACGACAAGAGTTTCGGCAACTGGTTGGCAAAAGACTGGAAAAATGCAGGAATGGATGCTCCGAAATATATAGTGGAATCTGCCGATTGGAAGAAAAGTGCTGATGGTAGTATTATTGTTAACACTGCTATACGGAGTTCATATATTAAAGGTAGTGTTCTTTCACGTGCTCAGTTTACCATAAATAAAGATGGAAGTATGGATGTGGAATATCATTTCCTGCCTCAGGGAGAGCTTCCCGAATTGGCTCGTTTAGGTGTTGCTATGATCTTCAATAAAGAACTGGAACAGTTTGCATGGTATGGCTATGGCCCTCAGGAAAGTTATCCTGACAGGAAAAGCTCAGCTCAGGTAGGCTTATGGCGCTCAACTGTATCCGAACAACTTTTTGATTATCCGGTTCCTCAGGAAAGCGGTAATAAAGAAGAGGTACAGTTGCTAACCCTGACCAATGCAAAAGGAAAGGGAATTTCGGTTACTGCCATGAAGAAACCATTCTCTGCTTCGGCGTTGCATTATTCAGCGCAGGATTTGGCACGCACAGCTCACAGTTGTGATCTTGTTCCCAGAAAGGATATAATTCTTTCTATTGATGCTCAACAATTAGGATTAGGGAACAGTAGTTGCGGTCCGGCTGTATTGAAGCGTTTTGCAATAGATAAAAAGGAACATACACTGTATTTCCGTATTTCTTCTGCAAACCGTCAGCTGATTCCTGAAAAACTAGACAGATAA
- a CDS encoding family 43 glycosylhydrolase, giving the protein MPRLHVDGRYLKDTHGNIVNLHGFAQTYSPWFNEQGKYWTNYDVNGCLNYNKGLIDGIMAAGWKANFIRMHMDPYWSNTPGVSVSGENDISAFNFERFKTALDNVFIPMAEYAISKGLYVIMRPPGVCPEKIAVGDAYNQYLIKVWGYVAQHPKLKNNPNIMFELANEPVNILGPDGTYGAGSQGHFDKLKTYFQTIVDAIRASADNILWVPGLGYQSLYQGFAVNPIKGENIGYAVHVYPGWFNSGQGYANFQKGWDAQVKPVADFAPIVVTEMDWAPEKYNSSWGKDITGTAGGDGFGANFKKITDDAGNVSWLIFTGPDLMAKFDVTNVATANNLTFLNDPEACPWPAFHWYQEYAKENYPRQDFVNNSNSDNNDGTFTNPVIFGDFPDPDVIRVGDVYYMSTTTMHNFPGATILKSNDLVNWEYCSNPLEKIESNACYNLDGCNRYSHGQWASSLKYHKGTYYLHFNTLDEGSFLLTATNPEGPWTMKKLSTSFYDAGLFFDDDDRIYIVYGINKLHIAELDSDFKVIRDQAITFGNIQSGIDNSATEGSHLYKINGYYYIYATTGGYYATQVAFRSSSIFGPYDEKEVFNSNRIHQGALIQTQSGEWWTMLFADKGAYGRLPSLQPVSWIDNWPIVGVNGSGVTTYKKPNVGKDYIKKALPTNDNFRNYKLGMQWEWNHNPDDSKWSLMEKAGYLRLQTVNVVDSLQKARNTLTQRILGYYSNTTDSYGTIRMDVQKMKEGDVAGLAVFQDPYAYIGITVSGGTKKLVMMNTGNKTNFSQPITCDSIIYLRAITNYSTSKASFYYSTDNVTYNKFGDELDMKYNLSVFVGNRFAIFNYATSQTGGYVDVDWFSTERQFTEDTFYDNTFVGFTKNQMTISSVSVEQNTYNMLIGTSKDFKVTAHYLDGHTEDVTNEAIYSNPSSNNISIVNGQIIAKADGVSTVDFSYQDLLGNIQSGQFQVNVKTFPLTSELFNSTIYGAGTFDEATKTLTTGQYGFGGWKYANGLNLSSYKYLVVELAEKQTCGASFRLFDTSNYWTDCYMYDMGDKLKVAFDLSNLAKSKTPTLKCDPSHLYIIGFWSLGSSPIKIKDIYLSNDGESSVDIPVIDNNNGNELVDVYSMVGIKLRSQVQRKNALDGLDRGVYIVGRKCVMVK; this is encoded by the coding sequence ATGCCCCGATTGCATGTTGATGGACGTTATTTAAAAGACACCCATGGTAATATTGTAAATTTACATGGTTTTGCTCAAACATATTCGCCGTGGTTCAATGAGCAGGGAAAATACTGGACCAATTATGATGTCAACGGATGTCTGAATTATAACAAGGGACTTATTGATGGCATTATGGCTGCGGGTTGGAAAGCAAATTTTATTCGTATGCACATGGATCCATACTGGTCAAATACTCCAGGTGTATCTGTTTCCGGTGAAAATGATATCTCAGCGTTCAACTTTGAAAGGTTTAAAACAGCACTCGACAATGTATTTATTCCTATGGCTGAATATGCCATATCGAAAGGACTCTATGTCATTATGCGTCCTCCCGGCGTTTGTCCTGAAAAAATAGCCGTGGGCGATGCATATAATCAATATCTTATAAAAGTGTGGGGATATGTGGCTCAACATCCCAAATTGAAAAACAACCCAAATATTATGTTTGAACTGGCAAATGAGCCTGTAAACATACTCGGTCCCGACGGTACTTATGGTGCAGGTTCGCAAGGGCATTTCGATAAGCTGAAAACATATTTTCAAACTATTGTTGACGCTATACGGGCCAGTGCTGATAATATTCTTTGGGTACCGGGTTTAGGGTATCAGTCATTGTATCAGGGATTCGCTGTCAATCCTATAAAAGGAGAGAATATTGGTTATGCGGTACATGTTTATCCGGGGTGGTTTAACAGTGGACAAGGATATGCAAACTTTCAGAAAGGATGGGATGCCCAGGTGAAACCTGTGGCCGATTTTGCTCCGATAGTTGTTACTGAAATGGACTGGGCACCGGAAAAATATAATTCTTCATGGGGTAAAGATATTACCGGCACAGCAGGTGGAGACGGTTTCGGTGCCAATTTCAAAAAGATTACGGACGATGCCGGTAACGTGAGCTGGCTTATTTTTACAGGACCCGACCTGATGGCTAAATTTGATGTCACAAATGTGGCTACAGCTAATAATCTGACCTTTCTGAACGATCCGGAAGCATGCCCCTGGCCAGCATTTCATTGGTATCAGGAATATGCGAAAGAAAATTATCCAAGACAGGATTTTGTGAATAATTCGAATAGCGACAATAACGACGGAACATTTACTAATCCTGTTATTTTCGGTGATTTTCCTGATCCTGATGTTATAAGAGTGGGCGATGTTTACTATATGTCGACTACTACCATGCATAACTTCCCCGGTGCTACGATATTAAAATCGAATGATTTAGTAAACTGGGAATATTGCAGTAATCCATTGGAGAAAATTGAATCGAATGCCTGTTATAACCTGGATGGTTGTAACCGTTACAGCCACGGACAGTGGGCAAGCAGTCTCAAATACCATAAAGGAACTTATTATCTTCATTTTAATACGCTGGACGAAGGAAGCTTTTTGCTGACAGCTACTAATCCGGAAGGTCCCTGGACCATGAAGAAATTATCAACCTCATTCTATGATGCCGGTCTTTTCTTTGATGACGATGACAGAATTTATATTGTATATGGTATCAACAAATTACACATAGCCGAACTTGATTCAGACTTTAAAGTAATACGTGATCAGGCTATAACATTTGGAAACATACAGTCGGGTATAGATAATTCCGCTACGGAAGGAAGTCATCTGTATAAAATCAATGGCTATTATTATATTTATGCTACAACCGGAGGATATTATGCTACTCAAGTAGCTTTTCGGTCATCTTCTATTTTTGGACCGTATGATGAAAAAGAAGTCTTTAATAGCAACCGCATTCATCAGGGAGCTTTGATACAAACGCAATCCGGAGAATGGTGGACTATGCTTTTTGCCGATAAAGGAGCTTATGGAAGATTACCAAGTTTGCAACCGGTAAGTTGGATTGATAACTGGCCTATTGTAGGTGTAAACGGTAGCGGCGTTACAACTTATAAGAAACCTAATGTAGGAAAAGATTATATTAAAAAGGCATTGCCCACTAATGACAATTTCCGTAATTATAAATTAGGTATGCAATGGGAATGGAACCACAATCCTGATGATTCTAAATGGTCATTGATGGAAAAAGCAGGCTATCTTCGTTTGCAAACGGTAAACGTGGTTGATTCATTGCAAAAAGCCCGCAATACATTGACACAACGAATCCTGGGATACTATTCCAATACTACAGATTCTTATGGAACTATCCGTATGGATGTACAAAAGATGAAAGAGGGTGATGTGGCCGGTCTGGCAGTATTCCAGGATCCTTATGCTTATATTGGTATAACCGTTTCGGGAGGAACAAAGAAGCTTGTAATGATGAATACCGGAAATAAAACTAATTTCTCTCAACCTATAACATGTGATTCGATCATCTATTTAAGAGCAATAACCAATTATAGTACGAGTAAGGCTAGCTTTTATTACAGTACAGATAATGTTACCTATAATAAGTTTGGCGATGAGCTAGATATGAAATACAATCTTTCAGTTTTTGTAGGTAATAGATTTGCTATCTTTAATTATGCAACGTCCCAAACAGGTGGTTATGTTGATGTTGACTGGTTCAGTACTGAAAGACAATTTACAGAAGATACTTTTTATGATAATACTTTTGTAGGGTTTACCAAGAATCAAATGACAATAAGCAGTGTATCAGTGGAGCAAAACACATATAATATGTTGATTGGTACCTCGAAAGATTTTAAAGTTACAGCTCATTATTTAGACGGACATACAGAAGATGTAACGAATGAAGCTATTTATAGTAACCCTTCATCCAATAATATTTCGATTGTAAATGGACAAATAATAGCTAAAGCTGATGGTGTTTCAACGGTTGATTTCAGCTACCAGGACTTATTAGGAAATATACAAAGTGGCCAATTTCAAGTAAATGTGAAAACGTTCCCATTAACAAGTGAGCTTTTTAATTCTACAATTTATGGAGCCGGCACGTTCGATGAAGCAACTAAAACGCTTACTACAGGACAATATGGATTTGGTGGATGGAAATATGCGAATGGGCTAAATCTTTCAAGTTACAAATATCTTGTAGTGGAATTGGCCGAGAAACAAACGTGTGGAGCTTCTTTCCGCTTATTTGATACGTCTAATTATTGGACAGATTGTTATATGTACGATATGGGTGATAAGTTAAAGGTGGCTTTTGATCTCTCTAATTTAGCGAAAAGTAAAACCCCTACTCTAAAATGTGATCCTTCACATCTTTATATTATCGGCTTCTGGTCGTTAGGTAGTTCACCAATAAAAATCAAGGATATTTATTTGAGTAATGATGGCGAATCTTCTGTCGACATTCCAGTTATTGATAATAATAATGGCAATGAGCTTGTAGATGTTTACTCAATGGTAGGAATTAAACTCCGTTCGCAAGTGCAAAGAAAAAATGCATTAGATGGACTTGATCGCGGAGTTTATATTGTTGGACGCAAATGCGTTATGGTAAAATGA
- a CDS encoding Ig-like domain-containing protein has protein sequence MYVITGANETTGALEITSAYLGELKFATGGGTDVTGIPIEVIQLSEYDVTIERGATKLITASWQPTDATNTVLSWVSSNTLVASVNAGTITGNNKGTAVITVKARSGAKETVNVTVVVSLVSLEIEGSGKIVAGYDEELTLVPTPLDADLDITLSSSNSAVTIEKSIVTNKLIAKTSATSGSTIIKAVNINGKQATIDLTVVPYIVNVTSDNIDKTDSSVTSIFTNWTIERKGSVTSYKYTESYMKDGVKTTLQSVDYTAIPDNSIIQIELYAEFGNKIIDWTFKDAAGNEESIICNVLYKEPELVHYSFDVNVTCTPEEASAMTMEVPFYKYDKKFAYNLRNDDTRPSLWRMGFRYVNREWDAISIPWINGYSQSQIDAKPANEVRKAPRRLGYTDGTGIIKTFCFDTAGMVVEGSGTTEDPAVILWDRTDNTDRVNLVDSLKAKDYGGHFLVHNMAILATDSQYYTPKNPEDYTYALQRDRQVIYDKLGYTSVHFANPDGAWWYTRPVIKDPKTLLMSGGGKAFDVDPNDVYGKPAFRSHYNYNYDFSKVPLSEIRNTLLVEYIFNNNNPYSGNIWKTQYSKANMGLPTFAVELTHHIGFVDGYPESYEGNRNFFNEVYDVVGANGVDYIWFCSGDEVVEYMYYQRVANITKTITSTGCKFNLSFDIPDYLSYKTYSVKIKNLPSNAAVEMSTDKTLTYYSKNMSTGLINWGVSPDISERANRYLAAYKANTTNDNLDKAWYFVRQMGEMGTVLAAQLPAFNEKPVISSITYNATPTDSNIEIVTTNGNKEFGEADYLDISIDETFTSFTTYQIPSNGHKYYNSLDTTTCKDTFSININPNFGVANTYYARLRNFYGNSNTYAMGITLTRTTGVNDPAIEFILPDKFTSDAEVTFTITHSYVSAMRYKLTDTFTDWESPVESITIPMTKGTTYTLVVQGKNNLDEIVEHTYTINFTGKQQIILFGNVASAGNSTDVGYVNKVQRPYTDCPSIFDLEGNTFCKEQGHYGVYFATQLATLRTKWGLTGEVAMSEAYWSVPALITDSGNYPNDLIYDGTTRSVTLYGDIHTVTTEQTVKYLTGVPQGTYKVRLLLSTNNQGMAIADNPNILRVNNTTQKITDTRIFYNNNSVWQTFDNIIVGEDGYMLIGQYSDVPMQYSHYSLPPIVLIEITKLT, from the coding sequence ATGTATGTTATTACTGGTGCTAATGAAACAACTGGAGCACTGGAAATAACTTCAGCCTATTTAGGAGAGCTTAAATTTGCTACAGGTGGTGGCACAGATGTTACTGGTATTCCTATTGAGGTTATACAGTTATCTGAATATGATGTTACTATTGAAAGGGGAGCTACTAAACTAATAACAGCAAGCTGGCAGCCTACAGATGCAACAAACACAGTTTTAAGTTGGGTATCAAGTAATACACTGGTAGCTTCTGTAAATGCAGGTACTATTACAGGTAACAATAAAGGAACTGCTGTTATTACTGTTAAAGCTAGAAGTGGAGCTAAAGAAACAGTAAACGTAACAGTAGTAGTTTCTTTGGTATCTTTAGAAATAGAAGGTTCTGGAAAGATTGTAGCTGGTTATGATGAAGAACTGACTTTAGTACCAACTCCTTTAGATGCAGATTTGGATATTACATTATCTTCCAGTAATTCAGCAGTTACTATAGAAAAGAGTATTGTAACTAACAAACTGATAGCTAAGACATCTGCAACCAGTGGAAGTACAATTATTAAAGCTGTTAATATAAACGGCAAACAGGCAACTATTGATTTAACGGTAGTGCCATATATTGTTAATGTTACATCTGATAACATTGATAAAACAGATAGTTCTGTTACTTCCATCTTTACCAACTGGACTATAGAGAGAAAAGGTAGTGTAACTAGTTACAAGTACACAGAAAGTTATATGAAGGATGGAGTAAAGACTACATTACAATCAGTAGATTATACAGCAATTCCAGATAATAGCATTATCCAGATAGAACTGTATGCTGAGTTTGGAAATAAAATTATTGACTGGACTTTTAAAGATGCAGCAGGTAATGAAGAATCAATTATTTGTAATGTACTTTATAAAGAGCCAGAATTAGTTCATTATTCTTTTGATGTAAATGTTACTTGTACACCTGAAGAAGCCAGTGCTATGACTATGGAAGTACCATTCTATAAGTATGATAAAAAGTTTGCTTATAATCTAAGAAATGATGATACTAGACCATCTTTATGGCGTATGGGATTTAGATATGTAAACCGTGAATGGGATGCTATATCTATCCCTTGGATTAATGGGTATTCACAAAGTCAAATTGATGCTAAACCAGCAAATGAAGTTAGAAAAGCACCTCGAAGATTAGGTTATACAGATGGAACAGGAATAATAAAAACATTCTGTTTTGATACTGCTGGTATGGTTGTAGAAGGTAGTGGAACTACAGAAGATCCCGCAGTTATTTTATGGGATAGAACAGATAATACAGATAGGGTTAATTTAGTTGATTCTTTAAAAGCTAAAGATTATGGAGGACACTTTTTAGTTCACAATATGGCAATTCTTGCAACAGATAGCCAATATTATACACCTAAAAATCCAGAAGATTATACTTATGCATTACAACGTGATAGGCAAGTAATCTATGATAAATTAGGATATACTTCTGTCCATTTTGCTAATCCTGATGGAGCTTGGTGGTATACCAGACCAGTAATTAAAGACCCAAAAACTCTATTAATGAGTGGTGGTGGTAAAGCATTTGATGTAGACCCAAATGATGTATATGGTAAACCTGCATTTAGAAGTCATTATAATTACAATTATGATTTTTCAAAAGTTCCTTTATCAGAGATTAGAAATACATTACTTGTTGAATATATATTTAATAATAATAATCCTTATTCTGGTAATATATGGAAAACTCAATATTCCAAAGCAAATATGGGATTACCTACATTTGCTGTTGAATTAACTCACCATATTGGATTTGTTGATGGTTATCCAGAAAGTTATGAAGGTAATAGAAATTTCTTTAATGAGGTTTATGATGTTGTAGGTGCTAATGGTGTTGATTATATCTGGTTCTGTAGTGGGGATGAAGTTGTGGAATATATGTACTACCAACGTGTAGCAAATATTACTAAAACAATTACTTCTACTGGCTGCAAGTTTAATCTATCATTTGATATACCAGATTATCTTTCTTATAAGACTTATTCTGTTAAGATTAAAAATCTTCCTTCTAATGCAGCTGTAGAAATGAGTACTGATAAAACGCTCACTTACTACTCTAAGAATATGAGTACAGGTTTGATTAATTGGGGAGTTTCTCCAGATATATCTGAAAGAGCTAATAGATATTTAGCAGCCTATAAAGCTAATACAACAAATGACAATTTAGACAAAGCTTGGTACTTTGTAAGACAAATGGGTGAAATGGGAACTGTATTAGCAGCACAACTTCCAGCATTTAATGAAAAGCCTGTTATTAGTAGTATTACTTATAATGCTACTCCTACAGATTCAAATATTGAAATTGTAACCACTAATGGTAATAAAGAATTTGGTGAAGCTGACTATCTGGATATTTCAATAGATGAAACATTTACAAGCTTTACAACGTATCAGATTCCTTCTAATGGTCATAAGTATTATAATTCATTAGATACTACAACTTGTAAAGATACTTTTAGCATTAACATAAATCCTAATTTTGGTGTGGCTAATACATACTATGCAAGGCTAAGAAATTTCTATGGTAATTCTAATACCTATGCAATGGGTATAACATTAACTAGAACTACTGGAGTTAATGATCCTGCTATTGAGTTTATACTACCAGATAAATTTACAAGTGATGCAGAAGTTACCTTTACTATTACTCACTCTTATGTTTCAGCTATGCGCTACAAGCTTACTGATACATTTACAGATTGGGAAAGTCCAGTAGAATCTATTACTATTCCAATGACTAAAGGTACTACATACACATTAGTTGTACAAGGTAAGAATAACTTGGATGAAATAGTAGAACATACTTATACTATTAATTTCACAGGTAAACAACAGATTATTTTATTTGGTAATGTTGCTTCAGCTGGAAATAGTACTGATGTTGGATATGTAAATAAAGTACAAAGACCATATACCGACTGTCCTTCAATATTTGATTTAGAAGGTAACACATTCTGTAAAGAGCAAGGTCATTACGGAGTATATTTTGCTACTCAATTAGCAACATTAAGGACTAAATGGGGATTAACAGGTGAAGTTGCTATGAGCGAGGCATATTGGAGCGTTCCTGCTTTAATTACAGATAGTGGTAATTATCCTAATGATTTAATTTATGATGGTACGACTAGGAGCGTCACACTATATGGAGATATACATACAGTTACAACGGAACAAACGGTTAAATACTTGACAGGCGTACCACAAGGGACTTATAAAGTTCGATTGCTTTTAAGTACGAATAATCAAGGTATGGCTATTGCTGATAATCCAAATATTCTTAGAGTTAATAATACAACTCAAAAGATAACAGATACTAGAATATTCTATAACAATAATAGTGTATGGCAAACTTTTGATAATATAATAGTTGGAGAAGATGGTTATATGTTAATAGGTCAATACTCAGATGTACCAATGCAATATTCTCATTACTCATTACCACCAATTGTATTAATAGAGATAACCAAACTAACCTAA
- a CDS encoding phage tail tube protein: MVDLWMARQPIDVIFTVKDTTATTIPEGGWTPKAASGFKGKVVITQIEANASDNENATYSITLEGTGALTKITV; encoded by the coding sequence ATGGTTGATCTATGGATGGCAAGACAGCCTATAGATGTGATTTTTACAGTTAAAGATACTACAGCAACTACTATTCCTGAAGGGGGATGGACTCCTAAAGCTGCATCTGGTTTTAAAGGAAAAGTAGTAATCACTCAGATAGAAGCCAATGCTTCTGATAATGAGAATGCTACTTACTCTATCACTTTAGAAGGAACTGGTGCATTAACTAAGATTACTGTATAA
- a CDS encoding DUF3168 domain-containing protein translates to MSLQIGKAIYELLHSNTAVEAKVQDKVYPLVADKSTTFPFIVYKRTEIIPAYTKDRFSANEYVTVEVIVASDNYIETVEIADLVRLALEGKQGTFANI, encoded by the coding sequence ATGAGTTTACAAATAGGAAAAGCTATCTATGAGCTATTACATAGTAATACTGCTGTAGAAGCAAAAGTACAGGATAAAGTTTATCCTTTAGTTGCTGATAAAAGTACCACATTCCCCTTTATCGTTTATAAGAGAACAGAAATTATACCAGCTTATACTAAAGACAGATTCTCAGCAAATGAATATGTTACTGTAGAAGTGATAGTAGCTTCTGATAATTATATTGAAACGGTTGAAATAGCAGATCTGGTTAGATTGGCTTTAGAAGGAAAACAGGGAACGTTTGCTAATATCTGA
- a CDS encoding phage head closure protein has product MDKFTTRAQVTTNSGNRQNQNNEIIHTYNVTFIVRLYHDIEESDRVIYNGKKYRIISINKELYKQSINIIGELINE; this is encoded by the coding sequence GTGGACAAATTCACTACCAGAGCACAGGTAACTACTAATTCAGGAAACAGGCAAAACCAGAATAATGAAATTATTCATACTTATAATGTAACCTTTATTGTCAGGCTTTATCACGACATAGAAGAATCTGACAGGGTTATTTATAATGGGAAAAAGTACAGAATAATCTCCATTAACAAAGAACTGTACAAACAATCCATTAACATTATAGGAGAGCTAATAAATGAGTAA